The following proteins are encoded in a genomic region of Brachypodium distachyon strain Bd21 chromosome 1, Brachypodium_distachyon_v3.0, whole genome shotgun sequence:
- the LOC100832487 gene encoding peptide methionine sulfoxide reductase A5 has product MARAATFLGSPILLLFLLAAAASGARLPVRPGAAGRAQPRGASATAVFGLGSFWRSEAAFGCLPGVLRTSVGYAGGSKASPEYRNLADHAECVKVEYDPRLIQYKQLLDVFWASHDPREVFGQGPDVGNQYRSIIFTNGTLEARLAALTKEREQAKDRTSVITTEIHPVGAFYPAEPEHQKFELKRKPFLVQLIGNLPEEELLSSTLAAKLNAYAAELCPPKTQKRISAKIDEIAKKGWPILRDI; this is encoded by the exons ATGGCCCGCGCGGCCACCTTCCTGGGGTCGCcaatcctcctcctcttcctcctcgctgccgcagcgtcgGGCGCGCGCCTCCCGGTCCGCCCCGGCGCAGCCGGCCGCGCGCAGCCGCGGGGcgcgtcggcgacggcggtgtTCGGGCTGGGCAGCTTCTGGCGGTCGGAGGCGGCGTTCGGGTGCCTACCCGGCGTGCTCCGCACCTCCGTCGGCTACGCGGGCGGCTCCAAGGCCAGCCCCGAGTACCGCAACCTCGCCGACCACGCCGAGTGCGTCAAG GTTGAGTATGATCCCCGGTTGATTCAGTACAAGCAGCTTTTGGATGTGTTTTGGGCAAGTCATGATCCACGGGAGGTCTTCGGACAAGGACCAGATGTTGGCAACCAGTATAG ATCCATCATTTTCACAAATGGAACCCTCGAGGCTAGACTGGCTGCTCTTACCAAAGAAAGAGAACAAGCTAAGGATCGCACCAGTGTCATTACCACAGAGATCCACCCAGTGGGTGCATTTTATCCAGCTGAACCAGAGCATCAG AAATTTGAGCTGAAGCGCAAGCCTTTCCTTGTTCAATTGATCGGGAACCTGCCAGAGGAGGAGCTCCTGTCATCCACACTAGCTGCGAAACTGAACGCCTATGCTGCCGAGCTCTGCCCTCCAAAGACCCAAAAGAGAATAAGCGCCAAGATTGATGAGATCGCTAAGAAAGGATGGCCCATCCTAAGGGACATTTAG